Proteins from a single region of Anastrepha ludens isolate Willacy chromosome 5, idAnaLude1.1, whole genome shotgun sequence:
- the LOC128864342 gene encoding uncharacterized protein LOC128864342 — protein sequence MNKTEAIDFLQGEKTMYFGYFIPTIVSLSIKMRRLEPKSLKYLTESSKKMHEALLKRFEKYFLIQPDAWDAVIAAISVPDIKLRFVKALLETAKTQTEEEVKKMFNTYVVKYGKVACAKTRILPQPPQKTFFDFGDESNDISIQCGSTDSENYLQETLLYLAEREETTSCLNKYQAIKNVFLKYNTPLPSSAPVERLFSFAGIVNQSRRQKLSDANFEMLVLRKANS from the exons ATGAATAAAACAGAAGCAATCGATTTCCTTCAGGGTGAAAAGACCatgtattttggttatttcataCCCACTATAGTGTCCTTAAGTATAAAAATGCGTCGTTTGGAGCCtaaaagtttgaagtatttaaccgaaagtagcaaaaaaatgcatgaagctttgcttaaaagatttgaaaagtacttcctgattcagcctgacgcttgggatgctgttattgccgctatttctgtccctgacattaagttgcgatttgtgaaagctcttttagaaacagctaaaacgcaaacagaagaggaagttaaaaaaatgttcaacacttatgtggtcaagtatggaaaagtagcctgtgccaaaactcgtattctacctcaaccacctcaaaaaacattttttgacttcggggatgaaagtaatg atatTAGCATACAATGTGGTTCCACTGACTCGGAAAATTATCTGCAAGAAACGCTATTATACCTGGCCGAACGAGAAGAAACAACAAGTTGCCTAAATAAATATCAGgctattaaaaacgtatttttaaaatataataccccattaccgtcatctgcacctgtagaacggttgttttcattcgctggaattgtaaatcagtctagaaggcaaaaactcagcgatgcaaattttgaaatgcttgtgttaagaaaggctaatagctaa